A single genomic interval of Metasolibacillus fluoroglycofenilyticus harbors:
- a CDS encoding protein adenylyltransferase SelO, with protein sequence MNSGWCFDNSYAQLPHTFFASMALNPVQKPKLVILNEQLASKLGLNGLSLQSEEAILEFAGNKEPVGSLPLAQAYAGHQFGHFNMLGDGRAILLGEHITPDNERVDIQLKGAGRTPFSRGGDGRAALGPMLREYIISEAMHALGIPTTRSLAVVTTGEMIMREQALQGAILTRVASSHLRVGTFQYAARWGTKEELQALADYAIQRHYPELQNEEQRYTKLLEAVIEKQAELIAKWQLVGFIHGVMNTDNMTISGETIDYGPCAFMDQYKPSTVFSSIDANGRYAYQNQPNMALWNLARFAESLLLLMDPDSAQAIKIAEQTLQRFPQLYEANWLAGMRLKLGLITEETQDLALIDELLQWMEVNEADYTNTFRILTLGQFENNALFQLETFKQWQNKWQERLQRQPRQPQPAELVQLTMRQHNPAIIPRNHRVEEALDAANEGNLLPLQQLLEVLTQPFAYTTEQEKYAALPPATSCTYRTFCGT encoded by the coding sequence ATGAATAGTGGCTGGTGTTTTGATAACAGCTATGCACAGCTACCCCATACTTTTTTTGCATCGATGGCGTTGAATCCTGTTCAGAAGCCAAAGCTTGTCATTCTCAATGAGCAGCTTGCCTCAAAGCTTGGTTTAAATGGACTGTCATTGCAAAGTGAAGAAGCAATTCTAGAGTTCGCTGGAAATAAGGAGCCTGTTGGCAGCTTGCCTTTAGCACAAGCGTATGCAGGTCATCAGTTTGGTCATTTTAATATGCTTGGTGATGGACGAGCTATACTTTTAGGAGAGCATATAACACCAGACAATGAGCGCGTTGATATTCAATTAAAGGGTGCTGGGCGAACGCCTTTTTCGCGCGGTGGAGATGGGCGTGCGGCGCTAGGGCCGATGTTGCGTGAATATATTATTAGTGAGGCAATGCATGCGCTCGGCATTCCGACAACGCGCAGCTTAGCGGTTGTTACGACGGGTGAAATGATTATGCGAGAGCAGGCGTTGCAAGGAGCTATACTAACACGCGTTGCCAGCAGCCATTTGCGCGTAGGTACATTTCAATATGCGGCAAGATGGGGCACGAAGGAGGAGCTTCAGGCTTTAGCAGATTATGCTATACAGCGCCATTACCCTGAGCTACAAAATGAGGAGCAGCGATATACGAAATTGCTTGAAGCTGTTATTGAAAAACAGGCTGAATTGATTGCAAAATGGCAATTAGTAGGCTTTATCCATGGCGTGATGAACACGGATAATATGACAATTAGCGGTGAGACGATTGATTATGGACCGTGTGCGTTTATGGACCAATATAAACCTTCAACAGTGTTTAGCTCCATTGATGCAAATGGTCGTTATGCATATCAAAACCAACCGAATATGGCACTTTGGAATTTAGCTCGATTTGCGGAATCCTTGCTATTGTTAATGGACCCTGATTCGGCACAAGCAATTAAAATTGCTGAGCAGACACTTCAACGCTTTCCTCAATTGTATGAAGCTAACTGGTTAGCGGGAATGCGCTTAAAGCTTGGGCTTATAACAGAGGAAACACAAGACCTTGCGTTAATTGACGAGCTACTGCAATGGATGGAAGTGAATGAAGCTGATTATACAAATACTTTTCGCATTTTAACTTTAGGACAATTTGAAAACAATGCGCTGTTCCAACTTGAGACATTCAAACAGTGGCAAAATAAATGGCAAGAGCGATTACAGCGACAACCGCGACAACCGCAACCAGCTGAGCTTGTCCAGCTTACAATGCGACAGCATAATCCAGCTATAATCCCGCGTAATCATCGTGTGGAAGAGGCATTAGACGCTGCTAATGAAGGGAATTTGCTACCTTTGCAGCAATTGTTAGAAGTATTGACACAGCCTTTTGCTTATACCACTGAGCAAGAAAAGTATGCAGCATTACCCCCTGCTACAAGCTGCACCTACAGAACATTTTGCGGAACTTAA
- a CDS encoding DUF5052 family protein yields MKKFILVFVLGVSILTLAGCNLLQWGFGNIKEQFIGREITIQTYDESSQIIDQIKGKSVSIKADDKFAMKDAEGNTVEKSSVLDITIGGKQMLHVGSSLIAYEDGLTNIFEEYAQTVDIDNFDRSVPFINRMVNDMKNSTIGKDKIVLIRSQAGQPLATFVGEDVSYFATEIDKATGLLIDDRYLFIYRCDYTIYDLALLQ; encoded by the coding sequence ATGAAAAAATTTATTTTAGTATTCGTATTAGGTGTTTCAATACTTACATTAGCGGGTTGTAACCTTTTACAATGGGGTTTTGGCAATATAAAGGAGCAATTTATAGGGAGAGAAATTACGATACAAACATATGATGAGAGTAGTCAAATTATTGACCAAATCAAAGGAAAAAGTGTTAGTATCAAGGCGGATGATAAATTTGCGATGAAGGATGCTGAAGGTAATACTGTTGAAAAATCGTCAGTGCTTGATATTACGATTGGTGGCAAGCAAATGCTGCATGTTGGAAGTAGCTTAATAGCTTATGAGGACGGTTTAACAAATATTTTTGAGGAATATGCACAAACTGTAGATATTGATAATTTTGATCGTTCTGTACCGTTTATTAATCGCATGGTGAATGATATGAAAAATTCAACGATAGGGAAGGATAAGATTGTATTAATTCGTTCACAAGCAGGGCAACCACTTGCAACATTTGTTGGGGAGGATGTAAGCTATTTTGCAACGGAAATTGATAAGGCAACAGGCTTATTGATTGATGATCGTTATTTATTCATTTATCGTTGTGATTATACAATTTACGATTTAGCATTATTACAATAA
- a CDS encoding AraC family transcriptional regulator yields MSWIESIQKAIHYMEEHLLENITIEQIAREANCSVYHFQRTFSLLTDMTIADYIRKRRLTLAAQEVLMTEQKIIDLAYKYGYDSPEAFTKAFRKLHGVTPSDARKKQCVLQAYNRLVIQVSLKGAEPMKYKIIEKEAFQVVGIKRTYNCSNGENLQGIPVFWNEVNENGTDTELFRLNNGEIKGVLGVCLPQKDAGNMIDYWIATAANGETPKHLATLEIPAAKWVVFEVVGPMPEAMQNAWKKIYSEWFPSNPYEPAGTAELEVYSDEDPFKEDLVSEIWIPVK; encoded by the coding sequence ATGAGTTGGATAGAGTCGATTCAAAAGGCGATTCATTATATGGAGGAGCATTTGTTAGAAAATATAACGATAGAGCAAATCGCACGTGAAGCTAATTGTTCAGTTTATCATTTTCAACGAACATTCTCGTTATTAACAGATATGACAATTGCTGATTATATAAGAAAGCGCAGATTAACGTTGGCAGCACAGGAAGTGTTGATGACAGAACAAAAAATAATCGACCTTGCCTACAAATATGGCTATGATTCTCCTGAAGCATTTACAAAGGCGTTCCGCAAGTTACACGGTGTGACGCCGAGTGATGCAAGAAAAAAACAATGCGTACTACAAGCATATAACCGCCTCGTTATCCAGGTGAGTTTGAAGGGAGCAGAACCGATGAAGTACAAAATTATTGAAAAAGAAGCGTTTCAAGTTGTAGGAATTAAAAGAACATATAATTGTTCAAATGGCGAGAATTTGCAAGGAATTCCGGTATTTTGGAATGAAGTAAATGAAAACGGCACTGACACGGAGTTATTTAGACTGAACAATGGCGAAATTAAAGGTGTGCTAGGTGTTTGCTTACCACAAAAAGATGCAGGTAATATGATTGATTATTGGATTGCTACTGCTGCTAACGGCGAGACACCGAAGCATTTAGCGACATTAGAAATTCCAGCAGCAAAATGGGTTGTGTTTGAAGTAGTTGGTCCAATGCCTGAGGCGATGCAAAATGCTTGGAAGAAAATTTATTCTGAATGGTTTCCTTCGAATCCATATGAGCCTGCTGGAACAGCGGAACTAGAAGTATATTCTGATGAAGACCCATTTAAGGAAGATTTAGTATCTGAAATTTGGATTCCAGTTAAATAA
- a CDS encoding VOC family protein codes for MKLAMKYIILYVNDLEKTMHFYQNILGLSVKMQQGTYVEFDTGQTTLSFNTRQSVNEEIGLEVPEALTASQTFEIGFVVEDVQATIETLRTQGVKVVKEPVVKPWGQTVAYVADPDGHYIEICTSME; via the coding sequence ATGAAATTAGCAATGAAGTATATCATTCTGTATGTAAATGATTTAGAGAAAACAATGCATTTTTATCAAAATATTTTAGGGTTGTCTGTCAAAATGCAACAAGGAACGTATGTTGAATTTGATACGGGACAAACAACGTTATCGTTTAATACACGTCAGTCAGTTAATGAGGAAATAGGACTGGAAGTGCCAGAAGCATTGACAGCCTCGCAAACATTTGAAATTGGTTTTGTGGTGGAGGATGTACAGGCAACAATTGAAACGCTTCGTACACAGGGGGTAAAAGTGGTGAAGGAGCCAGTAGTAAAGCCATGGGGGCAAACTGTTGCTTACGTTGCAGACCCAGACGGACATTATATTGAAATATGTACATCTATGGAATAA
- a CDS encoding polysaccharide deacetylase family protein has product MLKKVSYFILFFILLFAINLSEGEASEVNYITIKEDDVPVFNNITSRASVGFLKIHQTYKVNSEEQNYWKINFGNGVGYVAKNHATATSKKEKVSKEYKSKKIIIINENTTVYEKASPKAKSIAVIAKNQRYPIVSNHYFNWYKVKIGGKIGYIHKENTEKDKGIPVLMYHHLLPDALNKKFRDISAVTSVENFEAQMKWLSDNGYQTILLQDLEQFLNKEINLPGKVVAITFDDGLKSNYLYGHPILKKYHFQATEFLITSRIHLDKTPDFTPDAIQTLSITEVEAMKDIFDLQSHTHNLHAAENGKSHVLLKSYEEVKNDFQMNIDMIDSQYMAYPFGQHKRQTIKILKELDMKMAFTIKKGKVKIGDNPYKLKRLAVNYDHTLEEFIELVEN; this is encoded by the coding sequence ATGTTAAAAAAAGTAAGCTATTTTATCCTATTTTTTATATTGCTATTTGCAATCAATTTAAGTGAAGGAGAAGCAAGCGAAGTCAATTATATTACGATAAAAGAGGACGATGTACCTGTTTTTAACAATATAACGAGCAGAGCGTCTGTCGGCTTTTTGAAAATACATCAAACTTATAAAGTAAATAGCGAAGAGCAAAACTATTGGAAAATAAACTTCGGAAATGGAGTCGGCTATGTAGCTAAAAATCATGCAACAGCGACTTCAAAAAAGGAAAAAGTATCAAAGGAATATAAATCGAAGAAAATTATTATTATAAATGAAAACACGACTGTTTATGAAAAAGCCTCACCTAAAGCGAAGTCAATTGCTGTCATTGCAAAAAATCAACGCTATCCAATCGTCTCGAATCATTATTTTAATTGGTATAAAGTGAAAATCGGTGGAAAAATCGGTTATATTCATAAAGAAAATACTGAAAAGGATAAGGGCATCCCCGTCCTCATGTACCATCATTTACTGCCTGATGCCCTAAACAAAAAGTTTCGTGATATATCTGCAGTAACTTCTGTTGAAAATTTTGAAGCACAAATGAAATGGCTATCCGACAACGGCTATCAAACCATTTTATTACAGGATTTAGAGCAATTTTTAAATAAAGAAATAAATTTACCTGGGAAAGTCGTAGCGATTACATTTGATGATGGACTAAAATCCAATTATCTATATGGGCACCCTATTTTAAAGAAGTATCATTTCCAAGCTACTGAGTTTTTAATTACAAGCAGAATTCATCTTGACAAAACACCAGACTTCACCCCTGATGCCATTCAAACTTTAAGCATAACCGAAGTCGAGGCAATGAAGGACATATTCGACCTTCAAAGTCACACACATAATTTACATGCGGCGGAAAACGGAAAAAGCCATGTCCTGCTCAAAAGCTATGAAGAAGTAAAAAATGATTTCCAAATGAATATCGATATGATTGATTCACAATATATGGCCTACCCATTCGGTCAGCACAAAAGGCAAACAATTAAAATTTTGAAAGAACTCGATATGAAAATGGCCTTTACAATCAAAAAAGGAAAGGTCAAAATCGGTGATAACCCTTATAAATTAAAACGGCTAGCTGTCAATTACGACCATACATTAGAGGAATTCATTGAATTAGTGGAAAACTAG
- a CDS encoding translation initiation factor 2, with the protein MVKNNPQQPSDITDIQIARLAYIGASIATLGDALSAVAAGLALNALEKSSNQNPQNQNSDQSKDVEDLQKQIDYLINELKQVKKMMRY; encoded by the coding sequence ATGGTTAAAAATAATCCACAACAACCTTCAGATATAACAGATATTCAGATAGCTAGACTTGCATATATCGGCGCTTCAATTGCAACATTGGGCGACGCCCTTTCTGCTGTTGCAGCAGGTTTAGCATTAAATGCTTTAGAAAAATCAAGTAACCAAAATCCTCAAAATCAAAATAGTGACCAATCTAAAGATGTAGAGGACTTACAAAAACAGATAGACTATTTAATAAATGAATTAAAACAAGTAAAAAAAATGATGCGATATTGA
- a CDS encoding uroporphyrinogen-III decarboxylase, whose translation MVKTKFAALEPEQLNEIKHLEEKLEVTLIAYDLYETEGQTQQGNDSGVINPS comes from the coding sequence TTGGTAAAAACAAAGTTCGCAGCTCTTGAACCTGAGCAACTTAATGAAATAAAACATCTGGAAGAAAAATTAGAAGTAACATTAATTGCTTATGACCTCTATGAAACTGAAGGGCAAACACAGCAAGGAAATGATTCCGGCGTCATTAACCCATCGTAA
- a CDS encoding tyrosine-type recombinase/integrase: MHGLRYTHASVLLYKGANIHSVSKRLGHADIQTTLNHYSHVLKEMEQRDELIAVNVYVQ, translated from the coding sequence ATGCATGGCTTACGATATACACATGCGAGTGTACTACTTTATAAAGGAGCAAATATTCACTCTGTATCAAAACGGCTCGGACACGCTGATATTCAAACAACATTAAATCATTATTCTCACGTATTAAAAGAAATGGAACAACGTGACGAATTAATCGCGGTGAATGTCTATGTACAATAA
- a CDS encoding metallophosphoesterase family protein produces the protein MKILVMSDTHGDAEVIRHVRNQHEDIDVLIHCGDSELSYEHPHLAGMIRVRGNCDHTDTRFPDEQVVSHGDVKIFVTHGHLFQVKSSLLNLTYRAKELGATICCFGHSHLLGAEMIDGILYINPGSLLMPRGRREQSYVVLRKEHTKYIIECFTRQAELFETVQFEQQ, from the coding sequence ATGAAAATACTAGTAATGAGCGACACGCATGGGGATGCAGAGGTAATTCGTCATGTACGCAACCAACATGAAGATATTGATGTACTAATCCACTGTGGAGATAGCGAACTTTCATATGAGCACCCTCATTTGGCAGGGATGATTCGGGTGCGTGGCAATTGTGACCATACGGACACTCGCTTTCCTGATGAGCAAGTAGTATCACATGGGGATGTAAAAATTTTCGTCACACATGGTCATCTATTCCAAGTCAAATCGTCATTATTAAACTTAACATATCGTGCGAAAGAGCTTGGTGCGACGATTTGTTGCTTCGGACATTCCCATTTGCTTGGTGCCGAGATGATTGATGGCATTCTCTACATCAACCCGGGCAGCTTATTAATGCCGAGAGGGCGCCGCGAGCAAAGCTATGTCGTTCTGAGAAAGGAACACACAAAGTACATCATAGAATGTTTTACCCGCCAAGCTGAATTATTCGAAACAGTACAATTTGAACAGCAATAA
- a CDS encoding XTP/dITP diphosphatase, producing the protein MTKQVVIATKNKGKAKDFEALFTPLGYEVVTMFDVAPHMEIEETGTTFEENAILKAEALAESLQMLVIADDSGLAIDVLNGEPGVYSARYAGDHDDEANIVKVLEKLQGVPEEQRTARFCCALAVAGPKLETYTVFGTCEGYILQEKRGTNGFGYDPIFYVPHLQRSMAELSPEEKGAISHRGNAIRKLADALPTLI; encoded by the coding sequence ATGACAAAGCAAGTAGTAATTGCAACAAAAAATAAAGGCAAAGCAAAAGATTTTGAAGCGTTATTTACACCGCTCGGCTATGAGGTAGTCACAATGTTTGATGTTGCGCCACACATGGAAATCGAAGAAACTGGCACAACATTTGAAGAAAATGCAATATTAAAGGCGGAGGCTTTAGCCGAGTCACTTCAAATGCTTGTAATCGCAGATGACAGCGGTTTAGCAATTGATGTATTAAACGGAGAACCAGGCGTCTATTCAGCGCGTTATGCAGGAGATCACGATGATGAGGCGAATATTGTTAAAGTGTTAGAAAAGCTTCAAGGTGTGCCTGAGGAACAACGGACAGCACGTTTTTGCTGCGCATTGGCAGTTGCAGGGCCTAAATTAGAAACATATACAGTATTTGGCACATGCGAGGGCTATATTTTACAAGAGAAGCGCGGTACAAACGGATTCGGCTATGATCCAATTTTTTACGTGCCTCATTTACAGCGCTCAATGGCAGAGCTTTCACCAGAGGAAAAAGGCGCCATTTCACATCGTGGCAACGCCATTCGCAAATTAGCAGACGCACTTCCAACGTTAATTTAA
- the rph gene encoding ribonuclease PH — MIRYDERAVDELRQVHIDTNYLIHPEGSVLITVGNTKVICTATIEDKVPGFLRGQGKGWITAEYSMLPRATAQRTQRESARGKVNGRTMEIQRLIGRALRAVVDLQALGEKTIWIDCDVIQADGGTRTASITGAFVAMAQAIAKFAEEKPFETFPIIDYLAATSVGIVEEIGAVVDLNYVEDVAAMVDMNIVMTGAGRFVEVQGTGEEATFSRAELNELLALGEMGIKELILQQKQALGPIATLIDNRKEAQ; from the coding sequence ATGATTAGATATGATGAAAGGGCGGTAGATGAGCTACGCCAAGTCCATATTGATACAAATTATTTAATACATCCAGAAGGCTCTGTACTAATTACTGTAGGGAATACAAAAGTCATTTGTACAGCGACAATAGAAGACAAAGTACCGGGCTTTTTAAGAGGGCAGGGGAAGGGCTGGATTACAGCAGAATATTCAATGCTGCCCAGAGCCACAGCGCAGCGCACACAGCGTGAATCAGCGCGTGGTAAGGTAAATGGTCGCACGATGGAAATACAGCGTCTAATCGGGCGTGCATTGCGTGCTGTCGTCGATTTACAAGCATTAGGTGAAAAAACAATATGGATTGATTGTGATGTAATTCAGGCGGATGGCGGCACACGTACAGCATCCATCACAGGTGCTTTTGTGGCGATGGCACAAGCGATTGCCAAATTTGCAGAAGAAAAACCGTTTGAAACATTCCCAATCATCGATTATTTAGCTGCAACAAGTGTTGGAATTGTCGAGGAGATTGGCGCTGTAGTAGACTTAAACTATGTCGAGGACGTCGCTGCAATGGTCGATATGAATATCGTTATGACAGGTGCAGGACGCTTCGTGGAAGTGCAAGGTACAGGTGAGGAAGCAACATTCTCCCGTGCTGAATTGAATGAATTATTAGCATTAGGTGAGATGGGTATTAAGGAGCTTATCCTACAGCAAAAGCAAGCACTCGGTCCTATCGCTACATTGATTGATAACAGAAAGGAAGCGCAATAA
- the racE gene encoding glutamate racemase, with the protein MDAPIGVIDSGVGGLTVAKAIMKLLPNEIIYYIGDTARCPYGPRTEQEVRQFTWQMAKALEKMNIKMLVVACNTASAVSLESLQRKMSIPVIGVINAGARAAIKKTKRNEVVVLATEGTIKSAAYEKALYSLSTKVKVLPLACPTFVPLVESGEYEGQFSFNLVADGLKPIKDSSFDTVILGCTHYPIIQKQIEAAIGAGIHVVSSAEETACHVWETLSYHHQLRTNEMTPRHVFFASGSVPIFRSIAERWLEKENLSIERITF; encoded by the coding sequence ATGGATGCCCCTATAGGTGTAATTGATTCGGGTGTCGGTGGATTAACGGTAGCTAAAGCTATCATGAAACTGCTTCCGAATGAAATCATATACTATATTGGTGATACTGCTAGATGCCCATATGGACCACGGACAGAGCAAGAAGTACGCCAATTTACGTGGCAAATGGCGAAAGCTTTAGAAAAAATGAACATTAAAATGCTTGTTGTTGCTTGTAATACAGCGTCGGCGGTATCTTTGGAGAGCTTGCAAAGAAAAATGTCGATACCTGTTATCGGCGTAATCAACGCAGGTGCACGTGCTGCAATCAAAAAAACAAAGCGTAATGAGGTTGTTGTACTCGCTACAGAAGGTACAATAAAAAGCGCTGCATATGAAAAAGCACTATACTCGCTATCAACAAAGGTGAAGGTGCTTCCGCTCGCTTGCCCGACATTTGTTCCACTTGTGGAAAGTGGGGAATATGAAGGCCAATTTTCTTTTAATTTAGTGGCGGATGGTCTGAAGCCAATTAAAGACTCAAGCTTTGACACAGTCATTTTAGGCTGTACACATTACCCTATCATTCAAAAGCAAATTGAAGCCGCTATAGGAGCGGGCATACATGTTGTTTCTTCAGCGGAAGAAACTGCTTGTCATGTGTGGGAAACTTTATCTTATCATCATCAATTGCGCACAAATGAAATGACGCCACGGCATGTTTTTTTTGCGTCAGGGTCTGTGCCTATTTTCCGCTCAATAGCTGAACGCTGGCTAGAGAAGGAAAACTTATCAATCGAGCGCATTACATTTTAA
- a CDS encoding MarR family winged helix-turn-helix transcriptional regulator produces the protein MQNNEKHSADSIATIEKELRFISHLVKQKGREILSNYTITPPQFVALQWLQEAGDMTIGDLSTKMYLAFSTTTDLVDRMEKTKLVQRVRDEQDRRVVRIHLLPEGERIIQEVIEQRRHYLRNIMDDFDVEEATDLVRLLKKLHVQMK, from the coding sequence ATGCAAAATAACGAAAAACATAGTGCTGATTCTATAGCTACCATAGAAAAAGAACTGCGATTTATTTCACACTTAGTTAAACAAAAAGGTCGCGAAATTTTAAGTAACTATACAATAACACCTCCGCAATTTGTAGCGCTACAATGGTTGCAAGAAGCAGGCGATATGACAATTGGTGACTTATCAACCAAAATGTATTTAGCTTTTAGTACGACGACAGATTTAGTGGATAGAATGGAAAAAACAAAACTTGTACAGCGTGTTCGTGATGAACAGGATCGACGTGTTGTACGCATTCATTTACTGCCTGAGGGAGAGCGTATCATTCAAGAAGTAATCGAGCAACGACGACACTATTTACGAAATATTATGGATGATTTTGATGTCGAAGAAGCAACTGATTTAGTACGACTTTTAAAGAAATTACATGTACAAATGAAATAG
- a CDS encoding helix-turn-helix domain-containing protein, which yields MGNSQSRLLLTKREREIFQLLIEDYSTKEISEKLGISEKTVRNHISNTIQKLGVSSRTQALIELLRLQELKLNGT from the coding sequence ATGGGGAACTCACAATCGCGCTTGTTATTAACGAAACGAGAGCGTGAAATATTCCAATTACTAATCGAAGACTACTCAACAAAGGAAATTTCGGAAAAACTTGGCATTAGCGAAAAAACTGTTCGCAATCATATTTCCAATACAATACAAAAATTAGGTGTTTCAAGTAGAACTCAAGCATTAATCGAATTATTACGACTACAAGAATTAAAGTTAAATGGAACGTAA
- a CDS encoding acyl-CoA thioesterase has product MRAAYIENTEQWMAEFQFSIEVKVRFSETDMYGHLNNTVPFTYFEMARIEFLKSLGLMTDWISPNSETIPVVADLQCDFLQQVFFDERLQIFVKAAKIGSSSVDIHYLAKNEKNFPVFTGRGTIVQINRETGKAQGWSEQTKQLMLAK; this is encoded by the coding sequence ATGCGCGCAGCATATATTGAAAATACAGAACAGTGGATGGCAGAATTTCAATTCTCGATTGAGGTGAAAGTACGCTTTAGTGAAACCGATATGTACGGGCACCTAAATAATACAGTACCGTTTACTTATTTTGAAATGGCACGTATCGAATTTTTAAAATCGCTTGGTTTAATGACGGATTGGATATCACCAAACAGTGAAACTATTCCTGTCGTTGCAGATTTGCAATGCGATTTTTTGCAACAAGTGTTTTTTGATGAACGCTTGCAAATTTTCGTAAAAGCAGCAAAAATCGGCTCTAGCTCTGTTGATATTCACTATCTTGCAAAAAATGAAAAAAATTTCCCTGTTTTTACGGGACGAGGCACAATTGTGCAAATAAATCGTGAAACAGGGAAAGCGCAAGGCTGGTCAGAGCAGACAAAACAACTAATGCTTGCGAAGTAG
- the sdhB gene encoding succinate dehydrogenase iron-sulfur subunit, whose amino-acid sequence MMEAVNTGKTVELIIVRQDTENGPTREEKFNVPYRPGMNVISALMHIQKYPVTADGKQTTPVTWDMNCLEEVCGACSMVINGRPQQSCSALVDKLAQPIRLEPMKTFPVVRDLQVDRSRMFNALKKVKAWVPIDGTYDLGEGPRMPERKRQWAYELSKCMTCGVCMEACPNVSEKASFIGPAPLSQVRLFNTHPTGAMNKDERLAAIMGDGGLANCGNSQNCVAACPKGIPLTTSIAALNRAATVQMFRNFFGSDHMVD is encoded by the coding sequence ATGATGGAAGCAGTAAACACTGGTAAAACGGTTGAACTGATTATTGTTCGTCAAGATACGGAAAATGGTCCAACACGTGAAGAAAAATTTAACGTGCCTTACCGTCCCGGTATGAACGTTATCTCTGCTTTGATGCATATTCAAAAATATCCTGTAACGGCTGATGGTAAACAAACAACGCCTGTTACTTGGGATATGAACTGTTTAGAGGAAGTTTGTGGTGCATGTTCGATGGTGATTAACGGTCGTCCACAGCAATCTTGCTCGGCATTAGTAGATAAATTAGCACAACCAATTCGTTTAGAGCCAATGAAAACTTTCCCAGTTGTTCGCGACTTACAAGTAGACCGTAGCCGTATGTTCAACGCCTTGAAAAAGGTAAAAGCATGGGTGCCAATTGATGGTACTTATGATTTAGGTGAAGGTCCACGTATGCCAGAGCGCAAACGTCAATGGGCTTACGAATTATCTAAATGTATGACATGTGGTGTATGTATGGAAGCATGTCCGAACGTATCTGAAAAAGCTTCGTTTATCGGACCAGCTCCATTATCACAAGTTCGTTTATTCAACACACACCCAACAGGTGCGATGAATAAAGACGAACGTTTAGCTGCAATTATGGGCGACGGTGGTTTAGCTAACTGCGGTAACTCACAAAACTGTGTAGCTGCATGTCCAAAAGGTATTCCTTTAACAACTTCAATCGCTGCTCTTAACCGTGCTGCGACTGTTCAAATGTTCAGAAACTTCTTCGGTTCTGACCATATGGTAGACTAA